The Paraburkholderia fungorum genome window below encodes:
- a CDS encoding ABC transporter permease, producing the protein MSSDLPNLISASNEPVESAGSAWRRQLAGNLFGRFGGSRASATDISASTAKGRGIWRALLRNPSALAGLFLLAAFLLLAVFAGHLFPGDPLDMVAAPFEWPGTDHQYWLGTDSLGRDVAAGIAHGTRVSLLIGASSAAIGLVIGTLVGAAGGFFGGLIDDVLVRITELFQTIPSFLLVIVIVAIGSPSVTIIALAIGVASWPTVARIVRAEFRTLRQADFVLAARSQGFSNARIIFGEILPNALPPVIVTASVMVASAILIESSLSFVGMGDPNVVSWGGMIGSGRDSLRTAWYLTAVPGAAIVLAVLALNLLGDGLNDALNPRLRQRP; encoded by the coding sequence ATGTCTTCCGATTTACCCAATCTGATTTCCGCTTCGAATGAGCCGGTCGAATCGGCTGGCTCGGCTTGGCGACGTCAACTGGCGGGCAACCTGTTCGGCCGGTTTGGCGGCAGCCGTGCAAGCGCCACAGACATTTCCGCTTCGACGGCGAAGGGGCGTGGAATATGGCGTGCGTTGTTGCGTAATCCTTCAGCGCTCGCGGGGCTTTTTCTGCTGGCGGCTTTCCTTCTGCTCGCCGTGTTCGCCGGCCATCTGTTCCCCGGCGATCCACTCGACATGGTCGCCGCTCCATTCGAATGGCCCGGTACGGATCATCAATACTGGCTCGGCACCGATTCGCTCGGACGTGACGTGGCGGCGGGCATCGCTCACGGTACGCGCGTGTCGCTGCTGATCGGCGCATCATCCGCTGCGATCGGTCTCGTGATCGGCACGCTGGTGGGTGCAGCAGGCGGATTTTTCGGCGGATTGATCGATGACGTGCTGGTGCGTATCACTGAACTCTTTCAAACCATTCCGTCGTTTTTGCTGGTGATCGTGATCGTCGCGATTGGCAGCCCGAGCGTGACGATCATCGCGTTGGCGATTGGCGTCGCGTCGTGGCCCACCGTCGCGCGCATCGTGCGAGCGGAATTTCGCACGCTACGCCAGGCGGATTTCGTGCTGGCCGCACGCAGCCAGGGCTTCAGCAACGCGCGCATTATATTCGGCGAAATATTGCCCAACGCATTGCCGCCGGTGATCGTCACCGCATCGGTGATGGTGGCGAGCGCGATTCTGATCGAATCGTCACTGTCGTTTGTGGGCATGGGCGATCCGAATGTCGTCAGTTGGGGCGGCATGATCGGTTCCGGCCGCGACTCCTTGCGGACCGCGTGGTATCTGACGGCGGTGCCGGGTGCGGCGATCGTCCTCGCGGTGCTCGCACTGAATCTTCTCGGCGACGGCCTGAACGACGCGCTCAATCCGCGTCTGCGTCAACGCCCCTGA
- the groL gene encoding chaperonin GroEL (60 kDa chaperone family; promotes refolding of misfolded polypeptides especially under stressful conditions; forms two stacked rings of heptamers to form a barrel-shaped 14mer; ends can be capped by GroES; misfolded proteins enter the barrel where they are refolded when GroES binds) yields the protein MAAKEIIFSDVARSKLVEGVNILANAVKVTLGPKGRNVVLERSFGSPVVTKDGVSVAKEIELQDRVQNIGAQLVKEVASRTSDAAGDGTTTATVLAQAIVREGQKYVAAGLNPLDLKRGIDKAVVAAIDELKKISKPTTTSKEIAQVATISANGEESIGQRIAEAIDRVGKEGVITVEDGKSLDDELDVVEGLQFDRGYLSPYFINDQDKQVAILDNPFVLLHDKKVSNIRDLLPVLEQVAKAGRPLLIIAEDVEGEALATLVVNNIRGILKTVAVKAPGFGDRRKALLEDIAILTGGQVIAEETGLSLEKATLAELGQAKRIEVGKENTTVIDGAGERVNIEARVKQIRTQIDEASSDYDREKLQERVAKLAGGVAVIKVGGATEIEVKEKKDRVDDALHATRAAVEEGIVPGGGVALIRVRKAISGLKGVNADQDAGIRIVLRALEEPLRQIVTNAGEEASVVVARVAEGSGNFGYNAQTGEYGDLVESGVLDPTKVTRTALQNAASVASLLLTTDATVHEVPKDAAPASPAGGPGAPGAGYDF from the coding sequence ATGGCCGCAAAAGAAATCATTTTTAGCGATGTAGCACGTTCGAAACTCGTCGAAGGCGTGAATATTCTCGCGAACGCCGTCAAGGTGACGCTCGGTCCGAAGGGCCGCAACGTGGTGCTGGAACGCTCGTTCGGCTCGCCCGTCGTGACCAAGGACGGCGTGTCGGTCGCGAAGGAAATCGAATTGCAGGATCGCGTGCAGAACATCGGCGCTCAACTGGTGAAGGAAGTTGCGTCGCGCACCAGCGACGCAGCCGGTGACGGCACGACCACCGCTACGGTGCTCGCGCAAGCCATCGTTCGCGAGGGACAGAAGTATGTCGCGGCAGGTCTGAATCCGCTCGACCTGAAACGCGGCATCGACAAAGCCGTCGTCGCGGCAATCGATGAACTGAAGAAGATCAGTAAGCCGACCACGACAAGCAAGGAGATTGCACAAGTCGCGACCATCTCGGCGAACGGCGAAGAATCGATTGGCCAGAGAATTGCCGAGGCGATCGACCGCGTCGGCAAGGAAGGCGTCATCACCGTTGAAGACGGCAAATCGCTCGACGATGAACTCGACGTGGTCGAAGGCCTGCAATTCGATCGTGGCTACCTGTCGCCGTATTTCATCAACGATCAGGACAAGCAGGTTGCGATTCTGGACAATCCTTTCGTGCTGTTGCACGACAAGAAAGTCTCGAACATCCGCGATCTTTTGCCGGTACTCGAACAGGTCGCGAAAGCAGGCCGCCCGCTGCTCATCATCGCGGAAGATGTCGAAGGCGAAGCGCTCGCCACGCTGGTGGTCAACAACATTCGCGGCATTCTGAAAACGGTGGCGGTCAAGGCACCAGGATTCGGCGACCGCCGCAAAGCGCTGCTCGAAGATATCGCCATCCTCACAGGCGGCCAGGTGATCGCGGAAGAAACGGGTTTGTCGCTGGAAAAAGCGACGCTCGCCGAGCTGGGCCAGGCCAAGCGCATCGAAGTCGGCAAGGAGAACACGACCGTGATCGACGGCGCGGGCGAGCGCGTGAACATCGAAGCGCGCGTGAAGCAGATTCGCACGCAGATCGACGAAGCCAGCTCGGACTACGATCGCGAAAAGCTGCAGGAACGCGTCGCGAAACTGGCGGGCGGCGTGGCGGTGATCAAGGTCGGCGGCGCGACTGAAATCGAGGTCAAGGAAAAGAAGGATCGTGTCGACGACGCGCTGCACGCCACACGCGCGGCGGTCGAGGAAGGCATCGTGCCGGGCGGCGGCGTTGCCCTGATTCGCGTGCGAAAGGCGATCAGCGGACTCAAGGGCGTCAACGCCGATCAGGACGCGGGCATCCGCATCGTGCTGCGTGCGCTGGAAGAACCGCTGCGTCAGATCGTGACGAACGCCGGTGAAGAAGCGAGCGTAGTGGTCGCGAGGGTCGCGGAAGGCAGCGGCAATTTCGGCTACAACGCGCAGACCGGCGAATATGGCGACCTCGTGGAATCGGGCGTGCTCGATCCGACCAAGGTCACGCGTACGGCGCTGCAAAACGCGGCATCAGTGGCGTCACTCCTTCTCACGACCGACGCCACCGTGCACGAGGTGCCGAAGGATGCGGCTCCGGCGTCGCCTGCGGGTGGACCGGGCGCACCAGGTGCCGGCTACGACTTCTGA
- a CDS encoding acyl-CoA dehydrogenase family protein gives MPDSRKTEAPATLDDALAALPALAKAIGEDAAQREARRELPFDRFDLFRQSGLGVLRFPVEWGGLGGSLEDLIHVVTSIAAAESNVAHALRIHYDQTEQLLLSPRSAFNDTQIERVRSGAIFGGASTERGTSRPGEIVTKLVRDGDNFRVTGKKYYSTGTAFSDYARINVQDENDEKVSIVIPVSREGLTVLDDWDGMGQRMTASGSLVLDNMQVLAHEVATRGYTSLAGRHGSALRQLHLVAVAAGIVRNILADARRYVVEHGRPVLHSPAPSAREDGFVQQVVGDLAAHSLSIDALVQQNARTLDRSAKAIRNGAANAEELVLEGALATAKTQLVVSKLALYAGERLFEIGGASATARAHNFDRHWRNLRTIFSHNPLLHKARVIGEYELNGVTTHLTEGRVF, from the coding sequence ATGCCGGACTCCCGCAAAACTGAAGCGCCAGCGACACTCGACGACGCACTGGCCGCACTGCCAGCGCTGGCCAAAGCAATTGGAGAGGACGCTGCGCAACGCGAGGCGCGGCGCGAGTTGCCGTTCGATCGTTTCGACCTGTTTCGTCAGTCGGGGCTAGGCGTACTGCGTTTTCCGGTTGAGTGGGGTGGACTCGGCGGGTCGCTGGAGGACCTCATTCATGTCGTTACGTCGATTGCCGCCGCGGAGTCGAATGTCGCGCACGCTCTGCGAATCCATTACGACCAGACCGAACAACTACTGCTTTCGCCTCGCTCGGCATTCAACGACACGCAGATCGAGCGCGTGCGCAGTGGTGCGATTTTTGGCGGTGCGTCGACGGAACGCGGCACGTCGCGTCCCGGTGAAATCGTCACGAAACTCGTGCGCGACGGTGACAATTTCCGCGTGACCGGCAAGAAGTACTATTCGACCGGCACTGCGTTCTCCGACTACGCGCGTATCAATGTTCAGGACGAAAACGACGAGAAAGTGTCGATTGTCATTCCGGTGTCGCGCGAAGGTCTGACGGTACTCGACGACTGGGACGGCATGGGCCAGCGCATGACGGCGAGCGGCAGTCTCGTTCTGGATAACATGCAGGTTCTGGCACATGAAGTGGCGACGCGCGGCTATACGAGTCTCGCCGGGCGTCATGGCAGTGCGCTGCGTCAACTGCATCTGGTCGCCGTGGCAGCGGGCATTGTGCGCAATATTCTCGCGGACGCACGGCGCTATGTCGTCGAACATGGCCGCCCGGTGTTACATAGTCCGGCACCGTCCGCGCGCGAAGACGGCTTCGTGCAGCAGGTAGTGGGCGATCTTGCCGCGCATAGCCTCTCTATCGACGCGCTGGTGCAACAGAATGCGCGGACGCTGGACCGCTCGGCGAAAGCGATCCGCAACGGCGCCGCGAACGCCGAAGAGCTGGTGCTGGAAGGTGCGCTCGCCACGGCCAAGACCCAACTCGTGGTGAGCAAGCTGGCGTTGTATGCAGGCGAGCGGCTGTTCGAGATTGGCGGTGCATCGGCGACCGCGCGCGCGCATAACTTCGATCGCCACTGGCGCAATCTGCGAACCATCTTCAGCCATAACCCGCTGCTGCACAAGGCGCGGGTCATTGGCGAATACGAACTGAACGGCGTGACCACGCATCTGACCGAAGGGCGTGTGTTCTAG
- a CDS encoding co-chaperone GroES, translating into MSLRPLHDRLIVKRLDQETKTASGIVIPESAAEKPDQGEVIAIGPGKRDSDGKRIEPDLKVGERVLFGKYAGQSVKVDGAELLVLREEDVVAVVTQ; encoded by the coding sequence ATGAGCCTACGTCCACTGCACGACCGCCTGATCGTCAAACGTCTCGATCAGGAAACCAAGACCGCCTCGGGAATCGTGATTCCGGAAAGCGCCGCCGAAAAGCCGGACCAGGGCGAAGTTATCGCAATCGGACCGGGCAAGCGCGATAGCGACGGCAAGCGTATCGAACCGGACCTGAAGGTCGGCGAACGTGTGCTGTTCGGCAAATACGCAGGACAGTCCGTGAAGGTGGATGGCGCCGAACTTCTGGTGCTGCGCGAAGAAGACGTCGTCGCTGTCGTCACTCAATAA
- a CDS encoding ABC transporter permease, with protein sequence MSRGMRFGAIVRRTAWQALPTIIGIVILNFFLLKLMPGDAADVLAGESGSATLETMQVLRAKFGLDQPVLHQLWSYLSHLAHFSLGYSPRYDMPVMQLILSRLPNTLLLMGVALSFAIVVGVVLGAVMAHWAGKWPDRVLSVLALFFYSTPGFWIGLLAIVLFSVHLGWLPSGGNQTLGVSLHGFAYFADAAKHVLLPAATLSTFFIAIYARLTRSAMLEVQRQDFVRTAQAKGLHPWRVTVRHVLRNALMPLTTIVGIHFGTLLGGAAVTETVFSWPGLGRLALDAVMARDFSVLLGVLLLSSLLVIIANVVVDLLQAWLDPRVA encoded by the coding sequence ATGAGTCGAGGTATGCGTTTCGGCGCGATAGTGCGCCGCACAGCGTGGCAGGCGTTGCCGACCATAATCGGTATCGTGATCCTGAACTTCTTTCTGCTGAAGCTGATGCCGGGAGACGCGGCCGACGTGCTCGCCGGTGAATCCGGTTCGGCAACCTTGGAGACGATGCAGGTTCTGCGCGCGAAGTTCGGATTGGATCAACCGGTTCTGCACCAGTTGTGGTCGTACCTATCGCATCTGGCGCACTTCAGCCTCGGCTATTCGCCGCGTTACGACATGCCGGTGATGCAACTGATCCTGTCGCGTTTGCCGAATACGTTGTTGCTGATGGGCGTGGCGTTGTCGTTCGCTATTGTGGTCGGCGTGGTGCTCGGCGCGGTGATGGCGCATTGGGCCGGCAAGTGGCCTGATCGCGTGCTGTCGGTACTGGCATTGTTTTTCTATTCGACGCCGGGCTTCTGGATCGGGCTGCTCGCCATTGTGCTGTTCTCGGTGCACCTGGGCTGGTTGCCGAGCGGCGGTAATCAGACACTCGGTGTGTCGTTGCACGGGTTCGCCTATTTCGCCGATGCCGCGAAACACGTGCTGCTACCTGCCGCGACCTTGTCGACGTTTTTCATCGCGATCTACGCGCGGCTCACGCGCTCGGCGATGCTCGAAGTGCAGCGCCAGGATTTCGTCCGCACAGCGCAGGCAAAAGGATTGCACCCGTGGCGCGTGACCGTGCGCCATGTACTGCGCAACGCGCTGATGCCGTTGACGACAATCGTCGGCATTCATTTCGGCACGCTGCTCGGCGGTGCTGCGGTGACTGAAACCGTGTTCAGCTGGCCAGGCCTTGGACGCCTCGCACTCGACGCAGTCATGGCGCGCGATTTCAGCGTGCTGCTGGGCGTGCTGTTGCTGTCTTCATTGCTCGTGATCATCGCGAACGTGGTGGTCGATCTATTACAGGCATGGCTAGACCCGCGCGTCGCGTGA
- a CDS encoding ABC transporter substrate-binding protein has protein sequence MAGLNRRSFLISSGAALAATGLPSLVRAQADGVTPKRGGTLNMLINPEPPVLVSIFQTTGPALVASSKVLEGLLAYDFDLKPKPQLATAWTVSPDGLKYTFTLRQNVKWHDGQPFTSADVAFSIDLLKSVHPRGRSTFANVTRVATPDARTAVIELSKPAPYLLKALSAGESPIVPKHLYASGDPLTNPHNNAPIGTGPFRFKSWTRGANIVYERNPDYWDAGKPYIDGLVFKVIPDAAARSAAFETGALDLGGENPVPLTDLPRLTQLPQLSIETRGYRFLEPQSEIDFNLDHPILKDLRVRQAIAHAINPQVVQRTIAYGYAELSPTPITPGSPYHDGKLAPYAFDIGSAEKLLDAAGYPRKDGGVRFRLTHDFLPYGDMYRRQADYVKSALSRVGIDVTVRSQDLPAFLKRVYADRQFDFTSIGVNTLFDPSVGVQRLYWSKNIRPGVPFSNAPHYSNADVDRLLETASVETDESRRVELYQQFQQIVYRDLPILNLVAPRMVTLANRRVHNHTVSAQGLEGNLADVYLSA, from the coding sequence ATGGCAGGGCTGAATCGACGCAGTTTTCTGATTTCATCGGGGGCGGCGCTCGCCGCGACGGGTTTGCCTTCGCTGGTTCGCGCGCAAGCCGACGGCGTGACGCCGAAGCGGGGCGGCACGCTAAACATGTTGATTAACCCGGAGCCGCCGGTTCTCGTGTCGATTTTCCAGACGACGGGGCCGGCGCTGGTCGCCAGTTCGAAAGTTCTGGAAGGGCTGCTTGCCTACGATTTCGATCTGAAGCCAAAGCCGCAACTGGCGACTGCATGGACCGTCAGTCCCGATGGTCTGAAGTACACGTTCACACTGCGTCAAAACGTAAAGTGGCATGATGGTCAGCCTTTTACGTCGGCTGACGTCGCATTTTCTATCGACCTGCTCAAGTCGGTGCATCCGCGTGGACGCAGCACATTTGCCAACGTCACGCGAGTCGCGACCCCGGACGCACGCACCGCAGTGATCGAGTTGTCGAAGCCCGCGCCGTATCTGCTGAAGGCGTTGTCGGCTGGAGAATCGCCAATCGTACCGAAGCACCTGTACGCATCCGGCGACCCGCTGACCAATCCGCACAACAACGCGCCCATCGGCACGGGGCCGTTCCGCTTCAAATCGTGGACCCGTGGCGCCAATATCGTTTATGAGCGCAATCCGGATTACTGGGACGCAGGCAAACCTTATATCGACGGCCTCGTATTCAAGGTGATCCCGGACGCAGCCGCGCGATCCGCAGCCTTCGAAACGGGCGCACTCGATCTGGGCGGTGAAAATCCGGTGCCGTTGACCGACCTGCCGCGTCTTACCCAGTTGCCGCAATTGAGCATTGAAACGCGCGGCTATCGCTTTCTCGAACCGCAATCGGAGATCGATTTCAATCTCGATCATCCGATTCTAAAAGACCTGCGGGTACGTCAGGCGATTGCGCATGCGATCAATCCGCAAGTCGTGCAACGCACGATTGCATACGGTTATGCCGAACTGTCGCCCACGCCGATCACGCCGGGTTCGCCCTATCACGATGGGAAGCTTGCGCCGTACGCATTCGATATCGGCAGCGCGGAAAAGCTGCTCGATGCAGCGGGGTATCCGCGTAAGGACGGTGGTGTGCGCTTCCGTCTCACTCACGATTTCCTGCCGTATGGCGACATGTACCGTCGCCAGGCCGACTATGTGAAGTCGGCGCTCTCGCGAGTCGGGATCGATGTGACGGTGCGCTCGCAGGATCTGCCCGCGTTCCTGAAGCGCGTGTACGCAGACCGCCAGTTCGATTTCACGAGCATCGGCGTGAATACGCTGTTCGATCCGAGTGTGGGCGTACAGCGTCTTTACTGGTCGAAGAATATTCGACCCGGTGTGCCGTTTTCGAACGCGCCGCACTATAGCAACGCCGATGTCGACCGCTTGCTTGAAACGGCGTCAGTCGAAACCGATGAGAGCAGGCGCGTCGAGTTGTATCAACAGTTCCAGCAGATCGTCTATCGCGATCTGCCGATTCTCAACCTCGTCGCGCCGCGCATGGTCACGCTCGCGAACCGGCGTGTGCATAACCACACGGTGTCCGCGCAAGGCCTCGAAGGCAATCTCGCGGATGTTTACCTGAGCGCATGA